The genomic segment TAATAGTTTTTGTTGCTCTTCCTGGGATGTTTTCTTCGTCGATGTGTCATTAccagactttttgagccaaaaGTCATGGGACAATAAACGCAAGCGTATGAATCCTTGGTCTCGGACTTCACCACACCATCTGCTGCTAACTGAGAACTAGTATTCTGATTTGCCTTTCTACTACAACTTCTGCACTTGTTGATGTGGCCAGAGGAATTCTTCATAGTCCATCTACGCGAGTTTGTAGGCATTTTTCGCTGAAACTTAATGCCGCATACAATGCAGGTAATTTGCTCACGCCCATTGTCATCGTGGGATTCCTCATGAATTTTATGGCTATATTTAGACTTGAATAGCCTTCCGCAATATTTGCATTTACGTTTAGCCTCACGCGTATGCACATTATAACGATGCGACCTGAAGGCGATATCCGTTTTATAAACATTTCCACATTGACGACAACCATACAATTTTTTGCCATCTGCTGTTGTTTTTATATCGGGCGCAATTCGCATATCTTTGCCATGCACCAGACTTTCATGTACCTCAAGACCCTTGGAAACCTGGAAGCTTTTGCCGCAgattttgcatttgaatttcatGCGAGTGGTATGCTTTGTTAGCATATGACCTCTCAAGCTATTGCTACTCGTATAGGGATTGCCACACTTTTTGCAATAGAAGGCCTCCggatcattgtgcaccatcaaATGTTCTCCGATATGGCGTCGAGTCTTCAGCTTACGGCCACAGCACAAAATGTAAAATTCCTCATCGCTATGGCAAAGGCGAAAATGTTTTTTCAGTTGCTTAATGGTGGGATAGGTGACAGGACAATGCACACATTGTATATTAGGTATCCAAGTGGCCAAAAGCTCATCAATTTTATTATTATCTCCGCCACTATCCTTAGTTTCGTTATCAAGTTGGGGTACAAATATGACATCCTCATCACCATCGTCATCACTTCTGTTCTCAAGGGCTGCATTGACAATATCACCAAAATGCTGCTCCTGCTCGTTCTCTGAGATAAATTCGGCATCCGACTGAACATCGATTTCCAAGTCTGGCTGAACAATGTCAGATTTTACTTCCTTGTTAGCAGTTGCTTCAAACGCTGAGACTTCGAAAACCATTTGGGTGTCACCCTCTGCGGAATGTATTACGAGTGACAAGGTCTTCTTGTCCATGGTGTTGTCCTCTTCTTTATCATCACCGCAAAATACaacgtcatcgtcatcatcatcacctcCACCTTCTTTATCAGCATTACCCTCTTTCACAGATACCTGAGTTTGAGTTCTACTCAGTTTTATTTGACGCCTTCGAACAGTCTCTTGAAAAATGTGAAAGTCCCACATTTTAAATCGACACTCCTTGCAGATGGCCCTCAGATGCTTGGCCTTAGCCATGTCCACTATCTAAAAGAATTCAATACACTGAAGTTCATTTGCGTTTGCGAACTATTTCATCTTTATCTACCTTTGGGTGAAAATATTCCAAAGTCAGATCATGCCATTTATTGCCCCTGCCATTTGTATCGAAGAGTTCATGAAACTCTCCTTCGGATTGAAGACACAGTCGACATTGCCTCAATGAGGAAGTCATTTTAGGTGCTTAGGACAAAATGTGAGATTTTCAGCAGAATTCCAATGTGTCTCTTGAAATGAGAGTACAAATGTGGTGTGAAAAGTAAATTCAagtcaggaatatatatatatatattttttttttttgaaaatttaagattAAGATTTTTTAAATGCAACTTATGGTGttacaagaaacaaaaaatcaaatttaattggaatttacaatttttaaatttcattaaacatttagcaatgtttttcaaaagaaaCATTTCGGGAAATTACACGTAGAGCAaagctttaataatttttagaataaacattaaaaaaaggtAGCATAAatatatcaataaaaaaattttaatatttattttgtgtgCCTGGTATGACTGGTCAATGCATTTATTATTCAACGTTATTATTTCTTTCCAAAGGGGGAAAGAGTCGAGCAAATTTGACCTAGGGTATGAATATCACAAGAAATAAAGGTCTTTTAATGattaatgaaaagaaaaaaaaactttgaaaaaaatcttttcagaaatcaataaaaatcctttttttcttgttatatTCATTCCCTTGGTCAAATTGGCTCGACTCTTcccccctttggaaaaaaataacgtaaaaagttttaatttttttatgaaatactcctttttgttaaaatgaaaaattatggaaaaaattgactttttatgCCCttctccataggatggggttatactaatttcgtcattctgtttgtaactcctcgaaatattcctctgtgaccccataaagtatatacactaATACCCTGGTTTGCGTCGCTAATAGGGACCGGAGAAATGCGACGCAAACCGAAACACGTTTACccatacatttatttatttaaattaatatacgaaatttcataagaaaatcttaacATTAGCATAAGATATTaatcaaaattaaataattattcACAGGCAATAAAAAAGGGAAAAGaaatatacaaattaaaaataaagaattcatcatataaaattaaattcgtcGATTTAATCTTCCTCAGTTTGATTTGGCaaacttgctgattttttttataaaattatctaAGGTTTGTTGGATTGTCaaacctttttttttcaaataagtttCTTTGTAACAATTAATAGCTTCGATTACATTTCTAGACACCTTAATTTTAGAACGACGCAACTTTGAAACGACGCAAATCGGGGTATTagtgtacatatattcttgatcgtcatgccattttaagtcgatctagtcatttccgtccgtctgtctttcgaaagcacactaactttcgaaggagtaaagctagccgcttgaaattttgcacgaacacttcttattagtgtaggtcagttgggattgtaaatgggccatatcggtccatgttttaatatagctgccatataagccgatctgggctcttaacttcttcagctcctagaggtcgctattattatccgatttcaacatacgtgttaattatgatctgaatcggtttatagcctgatacagctcccccatagaccgatctcgctattttattttttgaaccttaagggcgcaatttttattcgaattgactgaaattttacacaacgacttctactatggtttccaacattcaattcaattatggtctgaattgggcGATAatttgatattatagctccaatattatagtaattctttccttttatcaaatgtttgctaaaaagagataccgggaaaagaacttgacaaatgcgatccatggtggagggtatataagattcggcccggccgaacgtagtaCGTTTTCATTTGTtagaatatattttattttaaagaaattatttttttttttatatacatacgTATGAACTTTTCCCTTTTGTcaagtttttaaatatttttgtatacctttttttttggttctaattttataaaatatcatttcaattttatagtatttttttaaaacgtatattttttatgtaaaatttttttgtaaagttCTGATTCAAAATGTCGTTACACATACTTAAAAAAGCATATATgtctttgtttattttttccaatatttcggcaaGCCGTCATTGATCACCTTCAGGAAAAATTTAGTTGGTTTTCTACAATTTTCCTGAAGATTATTATCGACAATATAGCGAAATATTTGAACAACAAGTAAATACGCATTTTGATTGCCACCACCATGCatataaaggttgatttttttgaggttaggactttcatgcattagtatttgacagatcacgtgggatttctgacatggtgtcaaagagaaagatgctcagtatgctttgacatttcatcatgaatagacttactaacgagcaacgcttgcaaatcattgaattttattaccaaaatcagtgttcggttcgaaatgtgttcattcaccgtaacgttgcgtccaacagcatctttgaaaaaatacggtccaatgattccaccagcgtacaaaccacaccaaacagtgcatttttcgggatgcatgggcagttcttgaacggcttctggttgctcttcactccaaatgcggcaattttgcttatttacgtagccattcaaccagaaatgagcctcatcgctgaacaaaatttgtcaaaatttgaacacatttcgaaccgaacactgattttggtaataaaattcaatgatttgcaagcgttgctcgttagtaagtctattcatgatgaaatgtcaaagcatactgagcatctttctctttgacaccatgtctgaaatcccacgtgatctgtcaaatactaatgcatgaaaatcctaacctcaaaaaaatcaccctttatttattattctattttattttaactttactatatcttaatatataggcgatcttaaccatatttgtttCAGGCGCCGTAAAGCTATATACTAGTAGCAATagtaaatttcagtgaaatcaaaaaaaaaagaagaaattttgaggggcttaagaccctaaatcgccagattggtctatatggcagctatatccaaatacacaaAAATTTGACTCATTTTTTAAGCACCCTAGCGTGATTACATGACGGACAAACAcacgaattttataaaaaaaaatccattattattttatataattttttttataatttaaaaaaaaaatatattttttaaaaagattttcttttttaatttctaaaagtttctaataaaattaaaataaaattgtctttttatttcttaagtcACTAGgtttttgtaacaaaaaaacaagtaaaaaggcattaagttcggcctggccgaactttggatcccaccacctcgggtgtatatataagccccctttcgtcacaatccggtataaattggataacttatgtaccccaaattcggcacggacattgagtggtctaataaatataagtcaccgttcaattttgtagaccaaaatattggtcgttttggcagctatatccaaatataaaccgatctgaaccatataggacacggatgttgaaaagcctaacataagtcactgggtcaaatttcaatgaaatcggataataaatgcgctttttatagggccaagactttaaatcgagagatcgttttatgtggcacctataaccaaatctggtccgatatggatcaaattaaacaaggatataataatcatcatcctattttatcaTAACTCCACtgctatatccgtagttatatcttaataggggctggtctcgttcatattttattcaggtcctgagaactcatatacaagtaaatttttcagacaataaaaCTGCTTTTTAGGGATTAAAactctaaattggaggatcggtctatatgacagctatatctatatagtatGATCTGACttatatcgggaggcttaaaacaactcactatttaaaatttcaacgaaatcggggaataaataaagcatttatgaacttcagacccttaatgaCAACTATATGTAAACACAgtctgatctttaccatatttgggttagatggCGGGTAGCTTAAAAAAACCCACTGATTCaggtttcatcgaaattgggtaataaattcagttcttatgggttccagacccttaaacggcagatccgtctatatggcagctatataaattaaatatttcatcaaatttcagcaaaatcggataaaaaattaagttttatgggctccagacccttaATGGGGAGAtcgctctacatggcagctatatttaaatataatccaatctaAGCCATACATAGGTCGGGTGTTGGGTGGCccaaaactattcactgtttcaaatttcggcgaaatcggataaaaaataaagttttatgggctccaggcccttaatcgggagatcggtctatatggcagctatatctaaatatattccgatttgaaccgtatttgggtcagatgtcgggaagcctaaaactacctttttggGTGACTTCCACGGGGGAATTCatctatttaaataaataataaataaaaataaaacattaagcATTCGGCCACAAcacaatattatttttaagaCGCGATAGA from the Stomoxys calcitrans chromosome 1, idStoCalc2.1, whole genome shotgun sequence genome contains:
- the LOC106093470 gene encoding zinc finger protein 136-like isoform X1, with product MTSSLRQCRLCLQSEGEFHELFDTNGRGNKWHDLTLEYFHPKIVDMAKAKHLRAICKECRFKMWDFHIFQETVRRRQIKLSRTQTQVSVKEGNADKEGGGDDDDDDVVFCGDDKEEDNTMDKKTLSLVIHSAEGDTQMVFEVSAFEATANKEVKSDIVQPDLEIDVQSDAEFISENEQEQHFGDIVNAALENRSDDDGDEDVIFVPQLDNETKDSGGDNNKIDELLATWIPNIQCVHCPVTYPTIKQLKKHFRLCHSDEEFYILCCGRKLKTRRHIGEHLMVHNDPEAFYCKKCGNPYTSSNSLRGHMLTKHTTRMKFKCKICGKSFQVSKGLEVHESLVHGKDMRIAPDIKTTADGKKLYGCRQCGNVYKTDIAFRSHRYNVHTREAKRKCKYCGRLFKSKYSHKIHEESHDDNGREQITCIVCGIKFQRKMPTNSRRWTMKNSSGHINKCRSCSRKANQNTSSQLAADGVVKSETKDSYACVYCPMTFGSKSLVMTHRRRKHPRKSNKNYYQEIKHEPTATISCVKYEKE